From bacterium:
CTGCTCCGCGACAGCGTGGAGCACCGGCGGACGATCGCGCTCGTCACCGTACTGACGGCCGCGCCCGGGGGTGCCGTCCCCGGCGCGCGCGTGTGCGTGCCGGCGGACGGGGAGGTGCGGGGTACGCTCGGCGGCGGGCTGGACGCGCGCGCCCTGGCAGCGGCCCGGAAACAGCTCGCCGCGGGACGCTCAGCGGTGTTGTCGCTGGAGGCGCTCGGTGGGACCGCGGAGGTATTCGTGGAGGTGGTGACCCCGCCGGTACCGCTGCTGATCTGCGGCGCCGGGCATGACGTGTTGCCGGTGGTACGGCTCGCCCACCAGCTCGGGTGGTGGGTCATGGTCGCCGACAGTCGCGCGGCGTACGCGACGCGCGACCGCTTTCCGGACGCGGACGAGGTCGTGCTGGCCGACGATGCCGAGGTCGCGACCAAGGTGCGCATCGACCGCGACACGTTCGTCATCCTGATGACGCACAACTACCTGCACGACCTGGCGCTCTTGCGCGGGCTGCTCGCGACCCCTGCGCGCTACATCGGCCTGCTCGGGCCGCGGCGGCGGACCGAGCGCCTCCTCTCCGACCTCCAGAAAGAGGGGGCCGCTCTGGACGACGAGGGGCGCGCCCGGCTCTTCGCTCCGGTGGGCCTGGATCTCGGGGCCGAGACGCCCGAGGAGATCGCGTTGAGCATCCTCGCCGAAGTGCTCGCCGCGCGCAACGCACGCAACGCGTTGCGGCTGCGGGATCGCCAGGGCCCGATCCACCACACCACCGAGGAACCCCCGGCGCCGGTGGGCGCGCCGGTGCCGGTTCGGAACGTGGTCGTGTGCCAGGACTGACGCCCGCATGATCGCGGCGCTCGTGCTCGCCGCTGGGCGCGCCGTGCGGATGGGCTCGCCCAAACTTCTTGCTCGGGTCGGGGGACACACGTTGCTCGAGCGGGTGATCGCCGCGGCACGCGCGTCGCGGTGCGGCGACGTGCTCGTCGTGCTCGGGGCAGGCGCCGACGAGACCGGGAAGGTGGCGGGTGAGGCGGGCGCGCGGACCATGCTGAACCCGCGGTACGTCGAGGGGATGGGGACGTCCGTCGCCGCCGGTGTCGCGGCACTGCCCGCGTCGTGCGAAGCCGTGGTCGTGCTTCTGGGGGACCAGCCGTTTGTGACACCTGCGATCATCGACGCCTTGATCGATGCGCACCGGTCGACCGGCCAGCCGCTCGTTGCGTCGCGCTACGGGACGGTGCGGGGAGCGCCGACGCTGATCGCCCGGTCGATGTTCGACGAGGCGAAGTGTCTCAGCGGCGATACCGGCGGCCGTCCGCTACTGCAGCGGCATCCGGATCTCGTGGCCGAGGTGGATCTCGGGGTGGGTGCTGCCGTGTGGGACGTGGACACGCCCGAAGATCTCGAGCGGGCGCAACAGATGTCGGCCGGTGGGATTCCGCCGGCCGACCGATAGCGCGGCGGACGCGACCGCCCCGCGGGGGCCCCGTCCGCCTATCCGCCGCCTACGCGCCTACCACTCGTCGTCGTGCTGCGGGCTCCAGTCGTCCTCCTCGTCCTCGACGATCTGGCTGCGCGGGTCCTCGTCCTCGTTCAGCCAGTCGAGGTCTTCGTCTTCCTCCGCGTGCACCACGTGCACCTGATCCCGGCGGAGCTCGTCGGATTTGGGGGTCGACTCAATCCCCTGGCTTGCCGCCCCGCGTGCCGCGAGGCGCTTCCGCTCGACGGTAGGCCTGGCCGCCGGCTTCGTCGCGCGGGCGCTCGCCGTCTTCTTGCCGGTGCGGGTGGCCGCTCGCGACGCTGGTTTGGCCGCGCGTGCCGTACCCGCTTTTCGCCCGCGTGTCGACGCCTTCCGGGTCATGCCACCACCTCCATCCCAAATGTCACGATGTCTATTATAGCCAACAAGTCAAGCGCTGCAACGGCACAGATCACACCGCGGGCGTGTGTGGATCCTCGGGCAGCCGGATCCGTTGCGTGTTCGTATAGACACTGAACCGGCCGTCGCGCACGAACCCCACGAGCGTGATCCCAAACGCGGCGGCGACGTCGCAGGCGAGGCTCGACGGCGCCGAGACCGCGGCGACGACCGGGATCCCCGCAGCCGCGGCTTTCTGGACGATCTCAAAGCTGGCGCGGCCGCTGACCATCAGCACGTGGCGGTCCAGGGGTAGGCGGCGCCCCAGGAATGCGTGCCCGACGAGCTTATCCACGGCGTTGTGGCGGCCGACGTCCTCGCGAAGCGCCACCAGGTGCCCCGAGGCGTCGAACGCGGCGGCCGCGTGGAGCCCTCCGGTCTTCGCGAACAACGCCTGCGCGTCGCGCAGCCGCGTCGCGATCGTGCGGAGCGACCGGCCGTCGACCGCGAATCCGTTGTCCCGGACCGGCGCGACTCCGCGCACGTGAATCGCGTCGATCGACCCCTTCCCGCAGACACCGCAGCTGGAGGTCGTGTAGAAGTTTCGCGTCACGCGATCCGCATCGAACGTCGCGCCCGGCCTGAGGAACACGCTTACGATGTTGTACTGTTGATCCCCGTCAAGCCTCGCGTCGGTGCAGTAGCTGATCGTTTTCACGTCCTCGGAGGCCCGCACAACACCCTCCGTGAACAGGAAGCCGGCCGCAAGCTCGAAGTCGTGCC
This genomic window contains:
- a CDS encoding XdhC/CoxI family protein; the encoded protein is MRELRDILDRLVALRARGEKAAIATVVRVRGSTYRREGARLLILADGRTEGSISGGCLEGDVAEIAREVLATGQPRLVNYDLTSDDDAVWGLGLGCNGAIDVFIEAVADARADEAVALLRDSVEHRRTIALVTVLTAAPGGAVPGARVCVPADGEVRGTLGGGLDARALAAARKQLAAGRSAVLSLEALGGTAEVFVEVVTPPVPLLICGAGHDVLPVVRLAHQLGWWVMVADSRAAYATRDRFPDADEVVLADDAEVATKVRIDRDTFVILMTHNYLHDLALLRGLLATPARYIGLLGPRRRTERLLSDLQKEGAALDDEGRARLFAPVGLDLGAETPEEIALSILAEVLAARNARNALRLRDRQGPIHHTTEEPPAPVGAPVPVRNVVVCQD
- a CDS encoding nucleotidyltransferase family protein codes for the protein MIAALVLAAGRAVRMGSPKLLARVGGHTLLERVIAAARASRCGDVLVVLGAGADETGKVAGEAGARTMLNPRYVEGMGTSVAAGVAALPASCEAVVVLLGDQPFVTPAIIDALIDAHRSTGQPLVASRYGTVRGAPTLIARSMFDEAKCLSGDTGGRPLLQRHPDLVAEVDLGVGAAVWDVDTPEDLERAQQMSAGGIPPADR
- the fdhD gene encoding formate dehydrogenase accessory sulfurtransferase FdhD yields the protein MTSRVNRPQSPTHDPVTHAVRTNTVRRRVIQVSDGAARARTDVLATEEPLEIRLHPPDGGAHVQVSVTMRTPGHDFELAAGFLFTEGVVRASEDVKTISYCTDARLDGDQQYNIVSVFLRPGATFDADRVTRNFYTTSSCGVCGKGSIDAIHVRGVAPVRDNGFAVDGRSLRTIATRLRDAQALFAKTGGLHAAAAFDASGHLVALREDVGRHNAVDKLVGHAFLGRRLPLDRHVLMVSGRASFEIVQKAAAAGIPVVAAVSAPSSLACDVAAAFGITLVGFVRDGRFSVYTNTQRIRLPEDPHTPAV